In the Phaseolus vulgaris cultivar G19833 chromosome 7, P. vulgaris v2.0, whole genome shotgun sequence genome, one interval contains:
- the LOC137829189 gene encoding uncharacterized protein, with the protein MRNEIKGAHCNLSGIWVEEPNRVKEVVKEFYKNKMSAIEDIGVRLDNVEFKEISKSDNRLLTDPFEEKEIKEAIWNCDSHKSPGPDGVTFSFIKNNWCLLEKDVLGAVKFFHKEGKIPKGCNASFLTLIPKSENPQSLEEYRPISLVGCLYKILTKVLSNRIKKVIEKVIDGSQSTFLSNRGLLDSVLVVNEVVDDLKRRKKKGVIVKLDFEKAYDSRKFLWGWGTEGRKIAWTSWDNICKEKEVGGLGIRRIEHFNKALLAKWLWRLGSTEYGLWKEVLESKYGLRWLSNSYVPKQNSFTSRWWLDLFKASISDQGVNWFNQNMVWKVGSGTKIKLWEDEWLTNSQLKVRYERIYNNSELKDKTIDNFGSWNAVGWEWNFSWRRDWFEWEKTMVEKFMSIISQVLLQPDKEDSRIWIDPPSYTFSVKSAYNKLTYYECGAGGSVFGSLWNLKELSYSYSE; encoded by the exons ATGAGAAATGAGATAAAAGGAGCACACTGTAATCTCTCTGGTATTTGGGTGGAAGAACCAAATAGGGTAAAGGAGGTGGTCAAGGAGTTTTATAAGAATAAGATGTCGGCCATCGAAGATATTGGAGTTAGGTTGGACAATGTGGAATTTAAGGAGATTTCTAAATCTGATAATAGACTCTTGACTGATCCGTTCGAGGAAAAGGAAATAAAGGAAGCCATTTGGAATTGTGATAGTCATAAAAGTCCTGGACCTGACGGAGTAacttttagttttattaaaaataactgGTGTCTACTAGAAAAGGATGTGTTGGGAGCAGTAAAATTCTTTCACAAAGAGGGGAAGATTCCGAAAGGCTGTAATGCCTCATTCTTAACATTGATCCCGAAGTCTGAGAACCCTCAATCCCTTGAAGAATATAGACCTATATCACTCGTCGGGTGTCTTTATAAGATTTTGACAAAGGTTCTGTCTAATAGGATTAAAAAAGTAATTGAGAAGGTTATTGATGGTTCACAGTCAACTTTTTTGTCCAATAGAGGTTTGTTAGATAGTGTTCTTGTTGTCAATGAGGTTGTGGATGActtgaaaagaagaaagaaaaaggggGTGATTGTGAAACTTGATTTCGAGAAGGCATACGATTCG AGGAAGTTTTTGTGGGGGTGGGGCACGGAAGGGAGGAAAATTGCTTGGACTAGTTGGGATAATATTTGTAAAGAGAAAGAGGTGGGAGGTCTTGGTATTAGGCGTATTGAGCATTTCAATAAGGCACTTTTGGCCAAATGGCTATGGAGACTGGGTTCAACAGAGTATGGTCTTTGGAAGGAGGTCTTAGAATCTAAGTATGGTTTGAGGTGGTTGTCAAATTCTTATGTACCGAAACAAAATAGTTTTACGTCTAGATGGTGGTTAGATTTATTCAAAGCTAGTATTTCAGACCAAGGAGTTAATTGGTTCAATCAGAATATGGTCTGGAAAGTTGGATCAGGGACGAAGATCAAATTATGGGAAGACGAATGGCTAACCAATAGTCAACTCAAAGTAAGATATGAAAGAATATACAATAACTCTGAGCTTAAAGACAAGACTATAGATAATTTTGGTAGTTGGAATGCAGTTGGGTGGGAGTGGAATTTCAGTTGGAGAAGAGACTGGTTTGAATGGGAAAAAACTATGGTAGAGAAGTTCATGTCAATAATATCACAGGTGTTACTACAACCTGACAAAGAGGACTCAAGGATATGGATTGATCCTCCATCTTACACTTTTTCGGTAAAATCCGCCTATAA
- the LOC137829190 gene encoding uncharacterized protein, translated as MWADLLEIRQGEPCNSWCILGDFNSIRNERERRGINSSNGNGYKKELQEFNSFIDNMELVDIPCIGTKYTWYKPNGKAKSRLDKFLISFEWLQHWPGSKQYVLDRQISDHCALVLKSNVVDWGPKPFRFLNIWQEDKEFENFIKSKWDRYLVQGNEIFVLKEKLKMLKSDLKGWNKDVFGLVDKIKLEILRKIQELDMRDDVDGLDENKIRERRELLSQLQDINERNESLLQQKSRALWIKQGDSK; from the coding sequence ATGTGGGCCGACTTATTAGAGATTAGGCAAGGGGAACCGTGTAACTCTTGGTGCATTTTGGGGGATTTCAACTCTATAAGGAATGAAAGGGAGCGTAGGGGGATAAATAGTTCCAATGGTAATGGTTACAAGAAAGAATTACAAGAGTTTAATAGTTTCATTGATAATATGGAGTTGGTGGATATACCCTGTATTGGAACAAAATACACTTGGTATAAACCTAATGGTAAAGCTAAGAGTAGGCttgataaatttttaatttcctTTGAATGGTTACAACATTGGCCAGGAAGTAAACAATATGTTTTAGATAGACAAATATCTGACCACTGTGCTTTAGTGCTAAAATCAAATGTGGTGGATTGGGGTCCAAAACCTTTTAGGTTTCTTAACATATGGCAGGAAGATAAggagtttgaaaattttattaaaagtaaatgGGATAGATATTTGGTCCAGGGCAACGAAATCTTTGTGTTAAAAGAGAAACTGAAGATGCTAAAGAGTGATCTGAAAGGATGGAATAAAGATGTATTCGGGCTTGTTGACAAAATCAAACTCGAAATCTTGAGGAAAATACAAGAGTTAGATATGAGAGATGATGTAGATGGCTTGGACGAAAACAAGATTAGGGAAAGAAGAGAACTTTTAAGCCAACTACAGGACATAAATGAGAGGAACGAATCCTTATTACAACAAAAGTCAAGAGCATTATGGATTAAACAGGGggattcaaaataa